The Odocoileus virginianus isolate 20LAN1187 ecotype Illinois chromosome 30, Ovbor_1.2, whole genome shotgun sequence genome window below encodes:
- the LOC110125502 gene encoding uncharacterized protein, producing MSGHQAGRPSPSNHNASFMAQTQGWPHGPSTTGASNLKRSRTPSGSEASSSPSEPTDRRSSPRPPLRRICMGRPYNSKCVETSHLAKGPRVARKPTCRGNPHCLLRTDRPLGPSNPTFLDQLIKGISYLDRSTNAFYSNYPKSLSRPRLATNYLERAANSIHPDHPDHASPRRCCNPSSRAASFDYPCGSTCVVPSGRAVNAVQYMDNSANTSRNLTPILPQRPGIKLPELPLFGNGIFSLGCLPKFWEAIRSGCRVPEPISKPSSWW from the coding sequence ATGTCTGGACACCAAGCAGGCCGTCCCAGCCCCAGTAACCACAATGCGTCCTTCATGGCCCAGACTCAAGGCTGGCCCCACGGCCCCAGCACGACCGGGGCGAGCAACCTCAAGCGCTCTCGGACCCCGAGCGGCTCCGAGGCCAGCAGCAGCCCTTCGGAGCCCACCGACAGGCGGAGCTCCCCCAGACCGCCGTTGAGGAGAATCTGCATGGGCCGGCCCTACAACTCCAAGTGCGTGGAGACAAGCCACCTGGCGAAGGGCCCCAGGGTGGCCAGGAAGCCCACGTGTCGCGGCAACCCCCACTGCCTGCTCCGTACAGATCGCCCCTTGGGTCCCTCTAACCCCACCTTCCTGGATCAGCTCATCAAAGGCATCAGCTACCTCGACAGATCCACCAATGCCTTCTACAGCAACTACCCTAAGTCCCTGAGCCGGCCGAGGCTTGCGACCAACTACCTGGAGCGCGCCGCCAACTCCATCCACCCGGACCACCCGGACCACGCCTCCCCCCGCAGGTGCTGTAACCCCAGCAGCAGAGCGGCCTCCTTCGACTACCCCTGCGGCAGCACCTGCGTGGTACCGTCCGGCAGGGCTGTCAATGCCGTGCAGTACATGGATAACTCCGCCAACACGAGCCGGAACCTCACTCCCATCCTGCCCCAGAGGCCGGGGATAAAGCTACCTGAGCTCCCTCTGTTCGGCAACGGGATCTTTTCCTTAGGTTGCCTGCCCAAGTTCTGGGAAGCCATCCGCTCGGGCTGCAGAGTCCCCGAGCCCATCTCTAAACCCTCCAGCTGGTGGTGA